Proteins encoded by one window of Lathyrus oleraceus cultivar Zhongwan6 chromosome 1, CAAS_Psat_ZW6_1.0, whole genome shotgun sequence:
- the LOC127074552 gene encoding DEAD-box ATP-dependent RNA helicase 46, whose product MATTETASAALGPRYAPDDPTLPKPWLGLIDGGTGTLYYWNPETNVTQYDKPGAPPVPAASTPGLAPIPSGAGQQQMLQGQPSQQQQGNHFAQQQQSPHVAQTTQQQPSQAAQPVQQQQNSQLAQPTQQPGLHQARPQMMQPHGQQMMQYQGQQFQQMHHQMPPQVIRPQQFGQGNPQDHSTHVVQPQAPQFTPQNMHYTGYQQNMVTPRQPNSQQIQPNMLPSGQSTPQQNQHNIHNQPFENQQDFKTAMPKVEETEFKNGSQVGFSPSQYQQRSALPGQNNPNVPAEVSSGQVSIAGVNSGQPQQFRGFSGSMQQPAPTMQSQQGGSDLFYQHVPNFQNQLSPGMMHGHPSNAHPSNAHPAAQKMGHEDNVHGRAGNDYYYNSNKEMPPMGRQQSDMAQMPISRNQQDMRIGNSPFQNNVPSGNGSGITGNAMGNMFTSPIGVPSALSSNSFTRPPYGGSSDVTDLSPAEIYCRQHEVTATGDNIPPPFMTFDSTGFPPEILQEVCSAGFLNPTPIQAQTWPIALQGRDIVAIAKTGSGKTLGYLMPAFILLRQRRNNSLNGPTVLVLAPTRELATQIQVEVFKFARSSRVSCTCLYGGASKIIQLKELDRGADIVVATPGRLNDILDMKKIDFRQVSLLVLDEADRMLDMGFEPQIRKIVNEIPPRRQTLMYTATWPKEVRKIAGDLLVNPVQVNIGNVDELAANKSITQYVEVVPQMEKQRRLEQILRSQERGSKIIIFCSTKKLCDQLARSIGRSFGAAAIHGDKSQGERDWVLGQFRNGKSPILVATDVAARGLDIKDIRVVINYDFPNGVEDYVHRIGRTGRAGATGVAYTFFSEQDWKHAGDLIKVLEGANQHVLPELRQIASRGPPSFGKDRGGMTRFDSGGGGRWETGGRGGMRDGGGFGPRGGMRDGGGFGGGFGGRGGTRDGGSFGSRGGMRDGAGGQGERGGDFFPGRGNRGRGFGPPRGGPVGWGRGDRGGPSDRYNMDGRGQGRGRGRFDNRRDVQRSRDRSYSRSPERVRTWDINRSSSRSRSRSRSWSRGRSRSRSWSRGRSRSYSRSPRRSHSRDRSYSRSRSPKKNNRRVKSKFSDKIDIVAPEAGASDPKMFPISANTQESSVLGTEHLEQLPVVGSTGPDNPEAVVDVSHQSSNI is encoded by the exons CCTGAAACCAATGTTACTCAATATGATAAGCCCGGTGCCCCACCTGTGCCTGCTGCTTCTACGCCGGGTTTGGCGCCTATACCGAGTGGGGCGGGGCAGCAACAGATGCTGCAAGGGCAGCCCTCACAACAACAGCAGGGGAACCATTTTGCCCAACAGCAACAGAGTCCTCATGTGGCGCAGACTACTCAGCAGCAGCCTTCTCAGGCTGCTCAACCAGTGCAGCAGCAGCAGAACTCACAGCTTGCACAGCCGACGCAACAGCCTGGGTTACACCAAGCTAGACCACAGATGATGCAGCCTCATGGGCAGCAGATGATGCAGTATCAAGGACAGCAATTTCAGCAAATGCATCATCAGATGCCTCCGCAGGTTATTCGTCCACAACAATTTGGGCAAGGTAATCCTCAGGATCATAGTACACATGTTGTGCAACCGCAAGCACCTCAATTCACTCCTCAGAACATGCATTATACGGGGTATCAACAAAACATGGTTACACCCAGGCAACCTAACTCCCAGCAGATTCAGCCAAACATGCTACCATCTGGGCAGTCAACACCCCAGCAGAATCAGCATAACATACATAACCAGCCTTTTGAAAACCAACAAGATTTTAAAACAGCAATGCCAAAGGTGGAGGAAACAGAGTTTAAAAATGGAAGCCAAGTTGGTTTCTCGCCGTCACAGTATCAACAAAGGAGTGCCTTGCCTGGTCAGAACAATCCAAATGTTCCTGCTGAAGTAAGTTCTGGTCAAGTGTCTATTGCAGGTGTTAATTCTGGCCAACCACAACAATTCAGAGGGTTTTCAGGCAGCATGCAGCAGCCTGCCCCGACAATGCAGTCACAGCAGGGTGGTTCTGATTTATTTTATCAACATGTTCCTAACTTTCAAAACCAGTTGAGCCCGGGAATGATGCATGGGCATCCTTCTAATGCACATCCTTCTAATGCGCATCCTGCTGCCCAAAAGATGGGACATGAGGACAACGTGCACGGTAGAGCTGGAAATGACTATTATTATAATTCTAACAAAGAGATGCCACCAATGGGTCGTCAGCAGTCAGATATGGCCCAAATGCCAATTTCCAGAAATCAGCAG GATATGAGGATTGGCAATTCCCCTTTTCAAAACAATGTCCCTAGTGGAAATGGAAGCGGTATTACTGGGAATGCTATGGGTAACATGTTCACCTCTCCTATTGGAGTACCTTCTGCCCTTTCAAGTAACTCATTTACAAGGCCTCCTTATGGTGGGTCTTCAGATGTTACTGATCTCTCACCAGCTGAAATATACTGTCGGCAACATGAAGTTACAGCGACG GGTGACAACATTCCACCCCCATTCATGACATTTGATTCCACCGGGTTCCCTCCAGAGATACTGCAAGAG GTATGTTCTGCAGGCTTCTTGAATCCAACACCAATACAAGCTCAAACATGGCCTATTGCCCTACAGGGTAGAGACATAGTGGCGATTGCCAAAACAGGCTCTGGGAAAACACTAGGCTACTTAATGCCGGCCTTCATTCTTCTTAGGCAGCGACGCAATAATTCTCTGAATGGCCCCACCGTCTTGGTTTTGGCTCCAACACGAGAACTTGCAACACAGATCCAAGTGGAGGTCTTCAAATTTGCACGGTCTTCAAGAGTATCTTGCACG TGCTTGTATGGTGGAGCATCTAAAATTATTCAGCTGAAAGAGTTAGATCGGGGGGCAGACATTGTTGTTGCCACACCTGGTAGGCTCAATGATATACTTGATATGAAAAAAATTGACTTTAGGCAAGTTTCACTCCTTGTGCTTGATGAGGCTGACCGAATGCTTGATATGGGTTTTGAGCCTCAAATCCGTAAGATTGTGAATGAGATTCCACCACGTAGACAAACTCTCATGTACACTGCAACCTGGCCTAAAGAAGTGAGAAAAATTGCTGGCGATCTTCTTGTTAATCCTGTTCAGGTTAACATTGGAAATGTAGATGAGCTCGCCGCAAACAAATCTATCACACAG TATGTTGAAGTTGTCCCACAAATGGAGAAACAGAGGCGTCTAGAGCAGATCCTCAGATCCCAGGAACGAGGTTCTAAGATCATAATATTTTGTTCCACAAAAAAGTTATGTGATCAGCTTGCCCGGAGTATTGGCAGAAGTTTTGGGGCGGCTGCAATTCATGGAGACAAGTCTCAAGGTGAGAGAGACTGGGTTTTAGGTCAGTTTAGGAATGGGAAGTCTCCAATTTTGGTTGCTACTGATGTTGCTGCTCGTGGTCTTGATATTAAGGATATAAG GGTTGTGATCAACTATGATTTCCCTAATGGTGTTGAAGACTATGTACACCGAATTGGAAGAACTGGACGGGCAGGTGCTACTGGAGTGGCATATACCTTTTTCTCTGAGCAGGATTGGAAACATGCAGGCGATTTGATCAAAGTTTTGGAGGGTGCTAACCAACACGTGCTTCCAGAGTTAAGGCAGATTGCTTCACGTGGGCCACCAAGCTTTGGAAAGGATAGGGGCGGGATGACTCGGTTTGACTCTGGTGGTGGTGGGCGCTGGGAGACTGGTGGTCGTGGTGGCATGAGGGATGGTGGTGGCTTTGGTCCTCGTGGAGGCATGAGGGACGGTGGTGGCTTTGGTGGAGGTTTTGGTGGTCGCGGTGGCACAAGGGACGGTGGTAGCTTTGGCAGTCGCGGTGGAATGAGGGATGGAGCTGGTGGACAAGGTGAGAGAGGTGGTGATTTCTTTCCTGGTAGAGGCAATAGGGGTAGAGGATTTGGTCCTCCACGTGGGGGCCCTGTTGGTTGGGGTAGGGGTGACCGTGGTGGTCCTAGTGATCGGTACAACATGGATGGTCGCGGACAAGGGCGTGGTCGTGGACGATTTGACAACAGAAGAGATGTTCAGAGAAGTAGAGACAGAAGTTACAGTCGTAGCCCCGAAAGAGTTCGAACATGGGATATTAACAGAAGCAGCAGTAGAAGTAGAAGTAGGAGTAGGAGCTGGTCTCGAGGTCGCAGTAGAAGCCGCAGCTGGTCTCGAGGTCGCAGTCGCAGCTATAGCCGTAGTCCACGACGAAGTCATAGCCGTGACCGAAGCTATAGCCGCAGCCGCAGCCCCAAAAAGAATAATAGGCGTGTCAAGTCAAAATTTTCCGATAAGATTGATATCGTAGCACCTGAAGCAGGAGCTTCTGATCCTAAAATGTTCCCTATATCTGCCAACACCCAAGAGAGTTCTGTTTTGGGAACAGAACATCTGGAGCAGCTACCTGTTGTTGGAAGCACTGGCCCAGATAATCCAGAGGCTGTAGTGGACGTTAGTCATCAATCATCTAATATTTGA